Proteins from one Ananas comosus cultivar F153 linkage group 5, ASM154086v1, whole genome shotgun sequence genomic window:
- the LOC109709791 gene encoding sialyltransferase-like protein 1, protein MKRSIRVPFSALLLLMVAMCALLSFRVAVVVRGVIGGGGDAAGAAEDADVISAALLRLSAADPGEATLRKDAEFLLGGDIPQAVRPGRIDGTWRLEFGHLEARPRPDMRAPIRLLLPKDYGIIPVFRRALRDWYSRLLFEPEVMSELPDLVKLPIDSHHHARLRSNGSGEPLGPPRRRYGTCAVVGNSGILLQSAHGELIDSHDLVIRLNNARIAGFRRHVGSRTSLSFINSNILHQCARREGCFCHPYGADVPIVAYTCQAAHFLDYALCNASDPLLLVTDPRFDVLCARIVKYYSLKDFAETTGRPLDQWGTAHDEQMFHYSSGFQAVMLAVGLCEEVSVFGFGKSTSAKHHYHTNQRAELDLHDYEAEYAVYRDLVRRPHAIPFLNESGFPVPRLVFYHPDY, encoded by the exons atgaagcgaTCGATTCGCGTACCTTTTAGTGCTCTCCTGCTCCTCATGGTCGCCATGTGTGCTCTTCTGAGCTTCCGAGTCGCCGTCGTCGTGCGCGGAGTTATCGGAGGCGGTGGCGACGCCGCGGGGGCGGCAGAGGATGCCGATGTAATTAGTGCTGCGCTCCTGCGGCTGTCGGCGGCGGACCCCGGCGAGGCGACGCTGAGGAAGGATGCGGAGTTCCTCCTCGGCGGCGACATCCCTCAGGCGGTCCGGCCGGGGCGGATCGACGGCACGTGGCGGCTGGAGTTCGGCCACCTCGAGGCGCGGCCGCGGCCGGATATGCGGGCGCCCATTCGCCTCCTGCTGCCCAAGGACTACGGGATCATCCCCGTCTTCCGCCGCGCCCTCCGCGACTG GTACAGCCGGCTGCTGTTTGAGCCTGAGGTGATGTCGGAGCTGCCCGATCTCGTGAAGCTCCCCATCGACAGCCACCACCACGCACGCCTCCGTAGCAACGGCAGCGGTGAACCCCTGGGTCCGCCCCGGCGTCGGTACGGCACGTGCGCGGTGGTGGGCAACAGCGGCATCCTCCTCCAGTCCGCCCACGGCGAGCTCATCGACAGCCACGACTTGGTCATCCGCCTCAACAACGCCCGCATCGCCGGCTTCCGCCGCCACGTGGGATCCCGCACCAGCCTCTCCTTCATAAACAGCAACATCCTCCACCAGTGCGCCCGCAGGGAGGGCTGCTTCTGCCACCCCTACGGCGCCGACGTACCCATCGTGGCCTACACCTGCCAGGCCGCGCACTTCCTCGACTACGCCCTCTGCAACGCCTCGGACCCCCTGCTGCTCGTCACTGACCCGCGCTTCGACGTGCTCTGCGCGCGCATCGTGAAGTACTACTCTCTAAAGGATTTCGCGGAGACGACGGGTCGGCCGTTGGATCAGTGGGGGACGGCGCACGACGAGCAGATGTTCCACTACTCCTCGGGGTTCCAAGCGGTGATGCTGGCGGTGGGGCTGTGCGAGGAGGTGAGCGTGTTCGGCTTCGGGAAGTCGACTTCCGCGAAGCACCACTACCACACCAACCAGCGGGCGGAGCTCGACTTGCACGACTACGAGGCCGAGTACGCGGTCTACCGCGACCTCGTGCGGCGCCCCCACGCCATCCCCTTCCTCAACGAATCCGGCTTTCCAGTCCCCCGGCTCGTCTTCTATCACCCAGATTActaa